One window of the Perca flavescens isolate YP-PL-M2 chromosome 16, PFLA_1.0, whole genome shotgun sequence genome contains the following:
- the LOC114570648 gene encoding uncharacterized protein LOC114570648 isoform X2 → MMKMRNQHGTSRTVQLVSPQYVVYTDTELEQSKSIFFEKQRAGQEGDYTLSKDLRCRLIRNTVTSMIAIKRAARDEFQYPCSRELTVMAKRLIEYYPMLRDKSAAGGAEWESVKKQLLKRVQNVTTPKKKQGATPSRKRRRALSFESSSSSQETLTDDSGSTASTLILERSPQSRCSSLEAEQVDGSETTDSPQNQARHYKILQELYKSKPRPNKKDVAQLLDLEYQARRAYIDSDVLKEQDRPAEILQAYPCFRELDHIMDELRRILDQENSHYIPELKNRWETFYEKAQFYGVFKKVMRPPLSDKVKQSVAVIKALPDLFPSPVAPHKKLGHASAAMLHILKSAEDPNTFLQARPLSSPVVIVCETNCILAIGTMPVLIFPKEDLSVSVMYILACYYTFHLTYPKCIATLLSVLQTEVLMDSIHDQDMTSSYKKAMAEWKKFITE, encoded by the exons ATGATGAAAATGAG AAACCAACATGGTACCAGCAGAACCGTACAACTTGTTAGCCCACAGTATGttgtatacacagacacagagctggagcagTCAAAAAGCATATTTTTTGAGAAACAGCGGGCTGGACAAGAAGGAGACTATACACTCTCCAAAGATCTTCGTTGTCGCCTGATAAGGAATACGGTAACAAGCATGATTGCCATCAAGAGAGCTGCAAGGGATGAGTTCCAGTATCCATGCAGCCGTGAACTGACTGTAATGGCTAAGCGTCTCATAGAGTACTACCCAATGCTGCGGGACAAATCTGCAGCCGGTGGAGCTGAGTGG GAATCTGTGAAAAAGCAGCTTTTGAAAAGGGTCCAGAATGTGACAACCCCCAAAAAGAAGCAGGGAGCGACTCCTTCGAGAAAGAGGCGTCGGGCCCTTAGCTttgagagcagcagcagcagccaggagACACTTACTGATGACTCTGGGTCCACTGCTTCAACTTTGATCTTGGAAAGATCACCACAATCAAGATGCAGTTCCCTGGAGGCTGAACAGGTGGATG GATCTGAAACTACTGATAGCCCACAGAACCAGGCAAGGCATTACAAAATTCTTCAGGAGCTGTACAAATCCAAGCCCAGACCCAATAAGAAGGATGTTGCCCAGCTGTTGGACCTTGAATACCAAGCAAGACGGGCATACATTGACTCTGATGTTCTTAAGGAGCAGGACAGGCCTGCCGAGATTCTTCAAGCATATCCCTGCTTCAGAGAACTGGATCAT ATAATGGATGAACTCCGGAGGATCCTCGATCAGGAAAACTCTCACTACATACCTGAACTAAAGAACCGTTGGGAAACCTTTTATGAGAAGGCACAGTTTTATggagtttttaaaaaagtaatgagGCCTCCGTTGTCTGATaaag taaagcAATCTGTTGCCGTGATTAAGGCTTTGCCAGACCTGTTCCCATCACCTGTGGCTCCACACAAGAAGTTAGGACATGCAAGTGCAGCTATGCTTCACATCCTTAAG tcAGCAGAAGACCCCAACACCTTTCTTCAGGCGAGACCACTCTCCAGCCCTGTTGTGATTGTCTGTGAAACCAACTGCATACTGGCCATTGGAACCATGCCTGTGTTGATCTTCCCAAAGGAGGACCTCTCTGTCAGTGTGATGTACATCCTTGCATGTTACTACACCTTTCATCTTACATATCCCAAGTGTATTGCCACACTCCTCTCTGTGCTGCAGACAGAAGTCCTCATGGACTCCATCCATGACCAAGACATGACTTCGTCATATAAAAAAGCTATGGCTGAGTGGAAGAAGTTCATTACTGAATAG
- the LOC114570647 gene encoding uncharacterized protein LOC114570647 isoform X1: MLWRCVICLVFLTFSLKQLLSHINRMHSRSPDFRLLCGIDGCTEEYRVYNSFYHHVKRRHSQHLIESNRPGDGNHVGEQPQEENQGTHQQQDNIQPNQLPEDSSITNQQLCTPDTDEGQMDINQDGAATVQPDLTTQATAFVINARAKHRLSQKDMNDIVAGVQQYQSSLLDNLRGQMKQVLKNHSGSTSGHLQKEVMGIFDNFIDPFASVATTFRQNSVIKKQFSVVDAEEIPIARSICKTKRGGSKDFFIKDKVFHYVPLVKSLEQFLSHPRIWSMIDKGPQRCREGFFVDIVDGTLLKSHPLFSEIPNALQIVVYTDEIEICNPLGSFASKNKLLMVYYTLANINPKYRSKLAAIRLLALARSVDLRQCGVDVILNRIKEDMDALYHGVKMQTINGQKTVYGAMVSVCGDTLAQHELAGFKEGVGFAYSKCRHCECTFEDMQSHFNEDSFTKRTLKKHIRQTNEIEKANTDLLRNSLRTTYGINRRSKLVDMPAFDIIQQTPQDIMHVILEGIAPLEIKHVLNHLVQSGQIDLDSVNSAILGFPYSPLDVRDRPSPISVSTLMSNDGKLKQSSGQILVLLRILPFVLESLKANAYVHLIIELIEIVQIVFAPVLTIGTVSRLKSVIENHLKKWKELFPANSITPKQHYMVHLPSQIKSMGPMIRHVHAV, translated from the exons ATGCTTTGGCGCTGCGTTATCTGCCTCGTTTTCCTCACTTTTTCACTGAAACAGTTATTGAGCCATATTAATCGAATGCACAGCCGTAGCCCTGATTTCAGGTTGCTGTGTGGTATTGACGGATGCACTGAGGAATATCGAGTGTATAACTCATTCTATCATCATGTGAAAAGAAGACACTCTCAACACCTTATTGAAAGCAACAGACCAGGCGATGGCAACCATGTAGGTGAACAGCCACAGGAGGAGAATCAAGGAACACACCAGCAACAA GACAACATTCAACCCAATCAACTTCCAGAGGACTCTAGTATCACCAATCAACAGCTCTGTACACCTGATACAGATGAAGGGCAAATGGACATTAACCAAGATGGAGCTGCCACAGTACAACCA GATCTGACAACACAGGCCACTGCCTTTGTCATAAATGCCCGGGCCAAACATCGTCTCTCACAG aaagaCATGAATGACATTGTTGCTGGAGTGCAGCAGTATCAGTCATCATTGTTGGACAACCTCAGGGGGCAGATGAAGCAAGTACTAAAGAATCATTCAGGAAGCACATCAGGACACCTTCAAAAAGAAGTAATGGGCATATTTGATAATTTTATTGACCCTTTTGCAAGTGTTGCAACAACATTTCGACAGAACAGTGTTATTAAGAAGCAGTTCAGTGTTGTGGATGCAGAAGAAATTCCAATTGCTCGAAGCATATGCAAGACGAAACGTGGAGGATCTAAAGACTTTTTCATCAAAGACAAAGTATTTCATTATGTACCATTAGTCAAAAGTCTAGAACAGTTCTTATCACATCCAAGGATATGGTCTATGATTGACAAGGGACCACAGAGGTGCAGAGAAGGTTTTTTTGTGGACATTGTTGATGGCACCCTTCTAAAATCACATCCCTTATTTTCAGAGATACCAAATGCTTTACAGATTGTTGTATACACAGATGAAATAGAGATCTGTAATCCACTAGGATCATTTGCAtcaaaaaacaaattattaatGGTGTATTACACCTTAGCAAACATAAATCCGAAATACAGGTCTAAACTTGCTGCTATTAGGCTACTTGCGCTAGCTAGGTCAGTAGACCTCCGTCAATGTGGTGTAGATGTAATATTGAATAGAATCAAAGAAGATATGGATGCATTGTACCATGGTGTTAAAATGCAAACTATTAATGGACAGAAAACTGTTTATGGTGCCATGGTCTCCGTTTGTGGCGACACTCTGGCGCAGCATGAACTTGCAGGGTTCAAAGAGGGTGTGGGCTTTGCCTACAGTAAATGCAGACACTGTGAGTGTACTTTTGAGGACATGCAGTCCCACTTCAACGAGGATTCATTTACCAAAAGGACCTTGAAAAAGCATATCAGACAAACTAATGAAATAGAAAAGGCAAACACAGACTTGCTTCGCAACAGCCTAAGAACAACATATGGGATCAATCGCAGGAGCAAATTAGTTGACATGCCTGCCTTTGATATTATTCAACAGACTCCGCAAGATATTATGCATGTTATTCTGGAAGGAATAGCTCCTTTGGAAATCAAGCATGTTTTGAATCATCTTGTTCAGTCAGGGCAGATAGATCTGGACTCTGTGAATTCTGCTATTCTTGGTTTCCCTTATTCCCCTCTGGATGTTAGAGATCGGCCATCCCCAATTTCAGTTAGTACATTAATGTCAAATGATGGTAAATTAAAACAGTCGTCTGGTCAAATCCTTGTCCTGCTAAGGATATTGCCATTTGTTTTGGAAAGCTTGAAAGCCAATGCATATGTGCATTTGATCATTGAGCTAATAGAGATTGTGCAAATAGTGTTTGCACCTGTTCTTACCATTGGAACAGTTTCTAGATTGAAGTCAGTAATTGAaaatcatttgaaaaaatggaAGGAACTTTTTCCAGCAAACAGTATCACACCTAAGCAGCATTATATGGTACATTTGCCATCACAGATTAAGTCAATGGGTCCAATGATTAGACATGTGCATGCGGTTTGA
- the LOC114570648 gene encoding uncharacterized protein LOC114570648 isoform X1, whose product MDEYIRAYPGMDPTTIAVLKAASISADMLPSLSKEDLRDLFPGPEHFFRRRDIWRITHDENEGEESGQLRPGNSSGTCNANTVPSISTPLSSPSSSSTPLLSSNPRNQHGTSRTVQLVSPQYVVYTDTELEQSKSIFFEKQRAGQEGDYTLSKDLRCRLIRNTVTSMIAIKRAARDEFQYPCSRELTVMAKRLIEYYPMLRDKSAAGGAEWESVKKQLLKRVQNVTTPKKKQGATPSRKRRRALSFESSSSSQETLTDDSGSTASTLILERSPQSRCSSLEAEQVDGSETTDSPQNQARHYKILQELYKSKPRPNKKDVAQLLDLEYQARRAYIDSDVLKEQDRPAEILQAYPCFRELDHIMDELRRILDQENSHYIPELKNRWETFYEKAQFYGVFKKVMRPPLSDKVKQSVAVIKALPDLFPSPVAPHKKLGHASAAMLHILKSAEDPNTFLQARPLSSPVVIVCETNCILAIGTMPVLIFPKEDLSVSVMYILACYYTFHLTYPKCIATLLSVLQTEVLMDSIHDQDMTSSYKKAMAEWKKFITE is encoded by the exons ATGGATGAATATATAAGGGCTTATCCGGGTATGGATCCTACAACAATTGCAGTATTAAAag CTGCTAGTATAAGTGCAGACATGCTTCCCAGTCTCTCCAAGGAGGACTTGCGTGATCTCTTTCCGGGGCCTGAGCACTTCTTCAGAAGGAGAGACATTTGGAGAATTACACATGATGAAAATGAG GGTGAAGAGTCAGGTCAGCTTAGACCAGGCAACTCCTCTGGAACCTGTAATGCCAACACGGTTCCCTCAATCTCAACCCCATTGTCctccccatcctcctcctctacccctctcctctcttcaaACCCAAGAAACCAACATGGTACCAGCAGAACCGTACAACTTGTTAGCCCACAGTATGttgtatacacagacacagagctggagcagTCAAAAAGCATATTTTTTGAGAAACAGCGGGCTGGACAAGAAGGAGACTATACACTCTCCAAAGATCTTCGTTGTCGCCTGATAAGGAATACGGTAACAAGCATGATTGCCATCAAGAGAGCTGCAAGGGATGAGTTCCAGTATCCATGCAGCCGTGAACTGACTGTAATGGCTAAGCGTCTCATAGAGTACTACCCAATGCTGCGGGACAAATCTGCAGCCGGTGGAGCTGAGTGG GAATCTGTGAAAAAGCAGCTTTTGAAAAGGGTCCAGAATGTGACAACCCCCAAAAAGAAGCAGGGAGCGACTCCTTCGAGAAAGAGGCGTCGGGCCCTTAGCTttgagagcagcagcagcagccaggagACACTTACTGATGACTCTGGGTCCACTGCTTCAACTTTGATCTTGGAAAGATCACCACAATCAAGATGCAGTTCCCTGGAGGCTGAACAGGTGGATG GATCTGAAACTACTGATAGCCCACAGAACCAGGCAAGGCATTACAAAATTCTTCAGGAGCTGTACAAATCCAAGCCCAGACCCAATAAGAAGGATGTTGCCCAGCTGTTGGACCTTGAATACCAAGCAAGACGGGCATACATTGACTCTGATGTTCTTAAGGAGCAGGACAGGCCTGCCGAGATTCTTCAAGCATATCCCTGCTTCAGAGAACTGGATCAT ATAATGGATGAACTCCGGAGGATCCTCGATCAGGAAAACTCTCACTACATACCTGAACTAAAGAACCGTTGGGAAACCTTTTATGAGAAGGCACAGTTTTATggagtttttaaaaaagtaatgagGCCTCCGTTGTCTGATaaag taaagcAATCTGTTGCCGTGATTAAGGCTTTGCCAGACCTGTTCCCATCACCTGTGGCTCCACACAAGAAGTTAGGACATGCAAGTGCAGCTATGCTTCACATCCTTAAG tcAGCAGAAGACCCCAACACCTTTCTTCAGGCGAGACCACTCTCCAGCCCTGTTGTGATTGTCTGTGAAACCAACTGCATACTGGCCATTGGAACCATGCCTGTGTTGATCTTCCCAAAGGAGGACCTCTCTGTCAGTGTGATGTACATCCTTGCATGTTACTACACCTTTCATCTTACATATCCCAAGTGTATTGCCACACTCCTCTCTGTGCTGCAGACAGAAGTCCTCATGGACTCCATCCATGACCAAGACATGACTTCGTCATATAAAAAAGCTATGGCTGAGTGGAAGAAGTTCATTACTGAATAG